In the Candidatus Marinimicrobia bacterium CG08_land_8_20_14_0_20_45_22 genome, ATCCGCGTCAGGAAAATCCAGCTCAACGACTCCTCGAATGTCATATTCGCGAAAAACGTACGGATTCATTTCTTCTCCTCTTCTTTCAATTAATAATTTTCCCTAATACGACTTTGTGACGGGCACCGGTCGTATTAGGAACATTTCCCGGAATTCCCCAGATTCTTAAGGCGGCTAAAATTGCGAATGCGAACGCTTCTTTAGCATCGCCGGGGA is a window encoding:
- a CDS encoding anhydro-N-acetylmuramic acid kinase, with translation EIIISGGGAKNPVLVNHLRRMFTNVPIRNTTEHGIPGDAKEAFAFAILAALRIWGIPGNVPNTTGARHKVVLGKIIN